Within Lolium rigidum isolate FL_2022 chromosome 5, APGP_CSIRO_Lrig_0.1, whole genome shotgun sequence, the genomic segment GTGGGCCAAAAAACGCCGTTTTGGGGAAACATATATAGGACACGGCTGGAAGCCGGTGCCCTCCAATAGAACGCCAAGCATTAGCGCCCCCGTACGGCCCATTCGAGGGCAATGCCGGATGCCGTATTGAAAACTTAAAACCTCAGGGAAGGAACAAACAAGACTGTTCAGCTATCAGCATTTCATCTGCCCCCGGGATCACATCCACACCATGGTCGCCATCCATGAACACCATTTCTTGATTGGCACGTCGCTGTGCCTCCcgttcaaaattttgaaattcgAACGAGCCGTACAAGCTTAGCTGGCAGCAGCAAACTTGGGCTGGATGTCACGGCCCACGAGCTCTACGCAGGTCGGCTTGGTCGAACCGGAAGGCCCTTCAAATACTCCCCACCCCACAGGCTCACAGCCGCAGCGAGCGATCCCCACCGGCACCACCACCTCTCTCTCCCCAGTTCCGCCTCGCTTCCTTCTCCCCAAGCCCTGCACGCGAAACCCGTCTCGCCCAGGTCTGCTCCTCCCTCCGCCGCTTCCACTCGCCGTCCTCGCTTGCGCGTTCCGGCGCTCGTGCCTAACACCTTCTCCCCCGACgcaggcgcgcgcgcggccgggaAGGATGGCGCCGTCCAAGCAGTACGACGAGGGCGGGCAGCTCCAGCTCATGGAGGCCGACcgcgtcgaggaggaggaggagtgcttcGAGTCCATCGACAAGCGTACGTTCGCCGCCTCCCTACCCCTCTCCTCTCCAACCCCCACCCCAAATCCCGTCTCCGATGCTGCATTTACTTGCCTGTTCGCGCGCGTGCGTGCGTCGCGCGCTTGTGGTTGTGTGGGGGTTGGACATGCGCTCCGGTTGCTTCCGCCGCTACGTTCGCGCGTTTAGATCGCGATTTCGTGCTGTTTCGAGGCGAATCTGACGCGGGCTTGGCCTCCGTACGTGCTTCGTTTTGCTGTGCAGCGCGTGGTTGTGTTGCGTTAGGTTTTCCCCCCAATTTCGTGCGCTCCGGGGCTGAACTAGCGCGCTGTGTAGCCTAATTTTGTGCGGATTTTCTCACCTCCCGAATTTGTTTCTCTGCATCGGCTAGTTGGCAGTAGTAATCGGTGGATTGTGCCGTTTTTTCTCATCGGGTTCGTCAGAATGTAGCCCCATTTCGAGCCTGTTACCCGTTTAATCCGACTTACTGATCACTCATCTGTGGAACACTTTCGAATTCGTAACTATGACTAGTTCAATCGCGTGCGTTCTTCGTGGATATTTGAACTAATTATGGATGTGTTTTCGTGCACTTCGAGGCGTATGTTTTATGCCCGTGTTCCTCATCTGTTCCACAATTACTGATGCCTTGTCTTCCGCGAGTTTTAGCAACTTTCAGCGCTGGTTTGGGTGTAATGCCTGCTTCTCCTTTGTTTCCGCGATCCAGTTAGCCCTCTTCATGCACTTTGTCCACTGCCATGAATTTGAATCCCGAGAAACCTTCCTTGTAAGGCTGCAACTAATCACTCGTCCAAACAGTGATCACGCAGGGAATAAACGCAGGAGACGTGAAGAAGCTGCAGGATGCGGGGATCTACACTTGCAATGGCCTGATGATGCATACCAAGAAGGTCCCAATCTCGACACCCTAAATCTGCATGCCTTCTCCCTAGATATTTTGGTTGCATACTGAAGTTAATTCCTGGTGCATGACACATGTTTTGCTTTCGGTTGTTCCATCTCTTCAACACATGGCTGATACTGTTTCTACATATGTATTCATCTCGCAGAGCCTTACAGGGATCAAGGGCCTGTCTGAAGCAAAGGTTGATAAGATCTGTGAGGCTGCTGAAAAACTTCTGGTATGATTCAGTTATTCCGTTTGCATTGGATTCTGGTTCTGAAACTTCTGTGCCATCAGTTCTGTGTGATACAGTCTTCTGAAATCTGTATGCAATTTGGTTTTCAGAGTCAGGGTTTCATGACAGGAAGTGATCTCCTTATCAAGGTAAGGATGCAGGAGCTAAGCTACTGATGAAGGATGAGCATACAGTTTAGGGCTGTTTTGTCAGTAGTGCTACTATACTAATCTGACTGTAGATAATAGTTTGTTTCGTGATTGTGCTTGAGTGCTTTCATTACTGGACGTGTAGATGTGCTTTAGGCTGTTTgatttacttttgcttattttgAAGCGGAAGTCTGTTGTTCGGATTACCACTGGGAGCCAAGCGCTTGATGAGCTGCTTGGAGGTAAACATATGTCGTCCTTGGTTCTGTTCTGGTTATTTTGATGTTCTGCTCTAACCTGTTCACATATTTCCATAATTTGAAGGAGGGATTGAAACACTCTGCATCACAGAGGCATTTGGAGAGTTCCGGTGAGTGAATGTTCCAGTTACctttttttcctgaattttttgtgCGGAGCACCTATTAGTTGTATCATTGAAATGTATGATGTGTGGCTATAGTCTGCAATAGATGTATCTAGTCCTAGCAGTTTTGTCAGTACATATTGGTAATAGTCTGACAAGCTTCTAGCGGTATTTATGGCAGTGCATACAGCAATTCCTAAGCATGCTTCATGTGCTTTTAACATTGTATAAGTGTCACTTGTTACATGCCAAAATTCAAAcatatcacatcaatattattatCACTATATTTTCGTGATGCAAGACTAATATCATGCAATACAGACATGCTCTTATTAATTAATGTGGAACAGTTGTAATGCTGACTTCAGAGTCCATTTGTTACTCAATTTCTCAATTCAGTCCCAACTTTCTGACATTGATCTCCATATATTATTTACTTGGTCTTGCAGGTCAGGAAAGACCCAGTTGGCTCATACTCTTTGTGTCTCCACTCAGGTAAATTTCCTGCATTGGAGTATGTCAATGGAACCTTAGTAGTATTACAATAGGAGCGATTTCTAACTTCCACTGTTTAACAAATGAACCACAGCTTCCACTCCACATGCATGGTGGGAATGGGAAGGTTGCCTACATTGACACTGAGGGAACATTGTATCCTTTAAATTTCCTGAGCAATCACTCTAGCTGATTTGCTCAGTGAATTTACTTACATTCCTGTATTTCTCCAAACTGTTTCCCTTAATGGAGTTTTCAGCCGCCCTGAGCGCATCGTGCCAATTGCTGAGAGATTTGGGATGGATGCCAATGCTGTTCTTGACAATGTATGGCTCGTGTTATCTCTTTTAATCCATTTAAGAACGAGTATATCAAGACCTTTGTTTGATCCTGGTTGTTTCTGGTATAGATCATATATGCTCGCGCATACACCTATGAGCACCAGTACAACTTGCTCCTGGGCCTTGCTGCCAAGATGGCTGAAGAGCCTTTCAGGCTTCTGGTAGGCATAACCTTGCTGCAAATTTTATAAGTTGATACATCTGAACTGTGCTTATGTGTTTTTATTTTACCTGGAAATGATAGATTGTGGATTCTGTGATTGCCTTATTCCGTGTCGATTTCAGTGGTAGGGGTGAACTTGCAGAGCGTCAGGTATTCTATTGTAACTGCCTAACTACGTCAGAAAATAAAGAAACTCATGAAATAATCGATAGCTTCCAGTTTATATACTTGCTTAACTGTATGTGCTCTGGAACTGCAGCAAAAACTGGCTCAGATGCTGTCCCGCCTTACAAAGATTGCTGAGGAGTTCAATGTTGCAGTGTACATCACCAACCAAGGTGTGCTTTCCAATCTAATCTTGTCTGTTCCAAGAAAGAGTTCCTTAGATTATGATCTCAAACCATAAGTTTTGTCCTTGTTCCAGTGATTGCGGATCCAGGTGGTGGTATGTTCATAACTGACCCCAAAAAGCCGGCGGGAGGCCACGTGCTGGCACATGCAGCCACCATCCGGTTGATGCTGCGGAAAGGCAAAGGCGAGCAGCGCGTCTGCAAGATCTTTGATGCCCCTAACCTTCCTGAGGGAGAAGCAATATCCTTTACTCTAAGCATGTTTACTGCTTGTGCTATTCATTGCTTTAACTATTAGTTGTTAAGCTCTTGATAAAAAATGCTTTGCTCAGACTTGCACATCATATATATAGTTTAATTCTAGCCGCTAACCTCCATGACTGAAAGGTTCACATAAGTTGGCAATGATCAGATGTCGAGAAGTTGTTTCCCTTGACCACCAACACGTTTTCCAGATCACAACAGGCGGGCTGATGGATGTGAAAGACTGAATGTTCATCCAGGCGCTTCTCTGTCTTATCTGTTGATATGTCTGTTAGCAAAATCCATAGCATGTGTAGGCTTTGACAAAAGCTACTGCACAGTTACTCTGTTCTTGCCACTGCGGAGAAATTAGGAAAAACTATGTTGTTTATATACCTTCTGTTGGTTATTCTGTAAGCTCGCAAGGTCAAGCAATTGTAACGAGGACAAAGTTTTCTCCTGTTCTTTGCTTCCCTAAATAGGTTCTGTCTTGTACGAAAATGAAATAGGTTCTGTCTTATAATTGTTTCTCTCAAGATTCTTGCATAGAAACTGCATCGATAGTCATATGCTTTGCGTACTTATTACACTGCTTTATCTTCCATTATCTATGCCTGTATG encodes:
- the LOC124652885 gene encoding meiotic recombination protein DMC1 homolog B; the encoded protein is MAPSKQYDEGGQLQLMEADRVEEEEECFESIDKLITQGINAGDVKKLQDAGIYTCNGLMMHTKKSLTGIKGLSEAKVDKICEAAEKLLSQGFMTGSDLLIKRKSVVRITTGSQALDELLGGGIETLCITEAFGEFRSGKTQLAHTLCVSTQLPLHMHGGNGKVAYIDTEGTFRPERIVPIAERFGMDANAVLDNIIYARAYTYEHQYNLLLGLAAKMAEEPFRLLIVDSVIALFRVDFSGRGELAERQQKLAQMLSRLTKIAEEFNVAVYITNQVIADPGGGMFITDPKKPAGGHVLAHAATIRLMLRKGKGEQRVCKIFDAPNLPEGEAVFQITTGGLMDVKD